One genomic window of Bacteroidota bacterium includes the following:
- a CDS encoding GMC family oxidoreductase gives MQYDYDYIIIGSGFGGSVSALRLSEKGYKVLVVEKGKWFKAEDFAKTNWNLKKWLWIPALRFFGIMKITIFKHVAILSGNGVGGGSLVYANTLPIPKPSFYNQGSWSKLADWGLELKPFYQIALDMLGASRNPKLFDGDIALKQLGEEINRANQFEHPYVSVFFGKENELVEDPYFNGDGPKRAGCNFCGGCMTGCRHHAKNTLDKNYLHLAQNLGAEIRAEREVYDVKPVDCDGSDGYEVYIKSSTQLFARNSKLIAKAVIFSGGVLGTIKLMLKLKKSSLTHLSEKLGDFIRTNNETLISVSTLDSNKDLSKGVAIGSLLHTDDNSHLEVVRYSEGSGFWKLLHFPLATGSNIFIRLFRMIVQLLKAPWSYFKVYFVNNWGKSTAVLLFMQSIDSTLRFKIGFFGSMRSIVGKGKKPSPFIPESIDLVEKYSKIVGGKATSFSLETLAGLSSTAHILGGAVMGEDSSSAVINKNNEVFGYNNMYVIDGSMISANPGVNPALSITAIAERAMSKIPKKVK, from the coding sequence TTGCAGTACGATTACGACTATATCATCATAGGAAGTGGATTTGGTGGGTCAGTAAGCGCTTTAAGACTTTCAGAAAAAGGCTATAAAGTGCTTGTTGTTGAAAAAGGAAAGTGGTTTAAAGCAGAAGACTTTGCTAAAACCAATTGGAATCTGAAAAAATGGTTATGGATTCCTGCATTGCGTTTTTTTGGTATCATGAAGATCACAATCTTTAAACATGTTGCCATACTTTCTGGAAATGGTGTTGGTGGCGGATCGCTTGTTTATGCCAACACATTACCAATTCCAAAACCAAGTTTTTATAATCAAGGTAGCTGGAGTAAACTGGCAGATTGGGGATTGGAGTTGAAACCATTTTACCAAATTGCACTTGACATGCTCGGTGCAAGTCGAAATCCAAAACTGTTTGACGGAGATATAGCCTTAAAACAATTAGGAGAAGAAATCAATCGTGCAAACCAATTTGAACATCCGTATGTGAGTGTTTTTTTTGGAAAGGAAAATGAATTGGTTGAAGATCCCTATTTTAATGGAGATGGCCCAAAACGAGCAGGATGTAATTTCTGCGGTGGTTGCATGACGGGTTGTAGGCATCATGCTAAAAACACATTGGACAAAAATTACCTTCATTTAGCCCAAAATCTGGGTGCTGAAATTAGGGCAGAAAGAGAGGTTTATGATGTCAAACCAGTTGATTGTGATGGTTCAGATGGATATGAAGTATATATTAAATCTAGTACCCAGCTATTTGCTAGAAATAGCAAACTCATTGCAAAAGCGGTCATATTTTCAGGTGGAGTTTTAGGTACGATTAAGCTCATGTTAAAACTTAAAAAAAGCTCTCTTACCCATTTGTCCGAGAAGCTTGGCGATTTTATCCGAACGAATAATGAGACATTGATAAGCGTTTCCACATTAGACAGCAACAAGGATTTATCTAAAGGAGTGGCAATCGGAAGTTTATTGCATACGGATGATAATAGCCATTTAGAAGTGGTTCGATATTCTGAAGGATCTGGTTTTTGGAAGTTACTTCATTTTCCGCTGGCAACTGGAAGCAATATTTTTATTCGACTATTCAGAATGATAGTACAATTGCTTAAAGCTCCTTGGAGTTATTTCAAAGTATACTTTGTAAATAATTGGGGGAAAAGCACGGCAGTCCTTTTGTTTATGCAAAGCATTGATAGTACACTCAGGTTCAAAATAGGATTCTTTGGCAGTATGCGGTCAATTGTAGGTAAAGGTAAAAAGCCAAGTCCATTTATTCCTGAATCGATTGATTTAGTTGAAAAATACAGCAAAATAGTAGGAGGGAAGGCTACTTCTTTTTCTTTGGAAACATTGGCAGGATTGTCATCTACTGCCCATATTCTTGGTGGTGCGGTTATGGGAGAAGATAGTTCAAGTGCAGTCATCAATAAAAACAATGAAGTTTTTGGTTATAATAATATGTACGTGATTGATGGATCAATGATATCAGCAAATCCTGGAGTCAACCCAGCATTAAGTATTACAGCCATTGCAGAAAGAGCTATGAGTAAAATTCCTAAAAAGGTAAAATAG